The following are encoded together in the Leeia aquatica genome:
- a CDS encoding prepilin peptidase, with protein sequence MQELFGSMPLAVWVAIAGGFGLLVGSFLNVVIHRLPKMLETGWLSDARDILGQLGEDGGPHAAAYQQASKVVGSTLSPQRYNLVVPRSACPHCGHAISALENIPLLSYALQGGKCKGCQARISPRYPLVELLSGLAAASCMAQFGGHDLWLALALYGLCAILLALTFIDLDTMYLPDDLTLPLVWVGVLLAWAGHGLVALPQAVLGAVAGYLLLWSVYWLFKLTTGKEGMGYGDFKLLAALGAWLGWQALPQIIVIASAVGAVVGILMIVLGKHAWQKKLPFGPYLAMGGVITLFAGNLILH encoded by the coding sequence ATGCAGGAACTGTTCGGTAGCATGCCGCTCGCGGTATGGGTGGCGATTGCGGGCGGGTTTGGTTTGCTGGTGGGCAGCTTTCTCAACGTGGTCATCCACCGTCTGCCGAAGATGCTGGAAACCGGCTGGCTGAGCGATGCCCGTGACATCCTGGGTCAGCTGGGCGAGGACGGCGGCCCCCATGCGGCCGCATACCAGCAGGCCTCCAAGGTGGTGGGTAGCACCCTCAGCCCGCAGCGCTATAACCTGGTGGTGCCGCGCTCAGCCTGCCCGCACTGCGGTCATGCCATCAGCGCGCTGGAAAACATCCCCTTGCTGAGCTATGCCTTGCAAGGCGGCAAGTGCAAGGGTTGCCAGGCGCGCATTTCGCCACGCTATCCGCTGGTGGAGCTGCTCAGCGGGCTGGCTGCGGCCAGCTGCATGGCACAGTTTGGCGGCCATGACCTCTGGCTAGCACTGGCGCTCTATGGGCTGTGTGCCATCCTGCTGGCCTTGACCTTCATTGATCTGGACACCATGTACTTGCCGGACGACCTCACCCTGCCGCTGGTGTGGGTCGGCGTATTGCTGGCGTGGGCCGGTCACGGTCTGGTCGCCCTGCCACAAGCCGTGCTGGGTGCAGTCGCTGGTTACCTGCTGCTGTGGAGCGTGTACTGGCTGTTCAAGCTGACCACCGGCAAGGAAGGCATGGGTTATGGCGACTTCAAGCTGCTGGCCGCGCTGGGTGCCTGGCTTGGCTGGCAAGCCCTGCCGCAGATCATCGTTATCGCCTCTGCCGTTGGCGCGGTAGTGGGCATCCTGATGATCGTGCTGGGCAAGCACGCCTGGCAGAAGAAACTGCCATTTGGCCCCTATCTGGCAATGGGTGGGGTCATTACCCTGTTTGCCGGCAACCTGATCCTGCACTAG